The Scyliorhinus torazame isolate Kashiwa2021f chromosome 10, sScyTor2.1, whole genome shotgun sequence genome contains a region encoding:
- the LOC140430393 gene encoding protein phosphatase 1 regulatory subunit 3E, whose amino-acid sequence MEKTAVQPGLCMPRNFSCIAGLYGSLAEDCAVVADPGTGDPEPGCKQRGQRSREPSTNSGSNKTPSPGQRRRAKSLPAPGGRAVTLLTRASSKKVRFADSLGLELTTIRHFCDGDMPQVPPRVMARLRERPPQCLLSDQMMAMFLDSPTHLLEPLFTNPGRWPDFQQQVRLARVCLESISTDQFSILGVIKVWNLAYEKQVTVRYTLNQWSSFVDIAACHSAHSADNQTDTFSFKLVAPVFLDTGGTLQFAIRYLAAGQEYWDNNKGSDYQVRSHKFKISPPKDWENGWIHFI is encoded by the coding sequence ATGGAGAAGACAGCGGTGCAGCCGGGGCTGTGCATGCCCCGCAACTTCAGCTGCATCGCCGGCTTGTACGGCAGCCTGGCCGAGGACTGCGCGGTGGTGGCGGATCCCGGGACCGGGGACCCGGAGCCGGGCTGCAAGCAGCGGGGTCAGCGCAGCCGGGAGCCCAGCACCAACAGCGGCAGCAACAAAACCCCCAGCCCGGGCCAGAGGAGGAGGGCCAAGTCCCTGCCAGCTCCCGGGGGCCGAGCGGTCACCCTGCTAACCCGGGCCAGCAGCAAGAAGGTCCGCTTCGCAGACTCGCTGGGCTTGGAGCTGACCACCATCCGGCACTTCTGCGACGGCGACATGCCGCAGGTTCCCCCGCGGGTGATGGCCAGGCTGCGGGAGAGGCCGCCCCAGTGCCTGCTGAGTGACCAGATGATGGCCATGTTCCTGGACAGCCCCACTCACCTCCTGGAGCCGCTGTTCACCAACCCGGGCCGCTGGCCAGACTTCCAGCAGCAGGTGCGGCTGGCCAGGGTGTGCCTGGAGAGCATCTCCACCGACCAGTTCAGCATCCTGGGGGTGATCAAGGTGTGGAACCTGGCCTACGAGAAGCAAGTGACGGTGCGGTACACCCTTAACCAGTGGAGCTCCTTCGTGGACATCGCTGCCTGCCACAGCGCCCACTCTGCGGACAACCAGACTGACACCTTCTCCTTCAAGCTGGTGGCCCCCGTCTTCCTGGACACGGGGGGCACGCTCCAGTTCGCCATCAGGTACCTGGCGGCGGGGCAGGAGTACTGGGACAATAACAAGGGCTCCGACTACCAGGTAAGAAGCCACAAGTTCAAAATCTCTCCGCCCAAGGACTGGGAAAACGGTTGGATCCACTTCATTTGA